TATGAAGACTGCTTTGGAAATCGGTTCGGAAGACCGCCTGCGCCACTACGGCCTTCGTCCGACGCGCCAGCGCATGGCGCTTGCCGAGCTGATCTTTGCGAAGGGTGACCGGCATCTGACGGTCGAAGAGCTGCATGAAGAAGCGGTAACGGCCGGCGTGCCCGTATCGCTCGCCACCGTCTACAACACGCTGCACCAGTTTACCGAAGCCGGCATGATCCGGGTTCTGGCCGTCGAAAGTGCCAAGACCTACTTCGACACCAACGTTTCTGACCATCACCACTTCTTCGTCGAAGGCGAAAACGAGGTGCTGGATATTCCGGTCAACAATATCTCGATCGGCAACCTGCCCGAGCCACCACCCGGCATGGAAATCGCCCATGTCGATGTGGTGATCCGCCTGCGTGCCAAGCGCGGCTAGCTAGGTTCTATTTCCCACAATCCTGCTGCTTCTATCGCGCCGCTCGCACCACGAGCGCATTGTCAGATCACGTCGTTAGGATCTCGAGGAGGTCGCGGGTCACCGACCGGCAATGTCCAGCCATATTTGAGCGCACCGCCGCGGATACAGAAAGCGGCAAGCACACCCAGTGCGGAGGCAATCGTCAGCGGCGCGCCGAAATAGCTGAGACCGGTGAAGACGCAGGCGCCGACCAAGGCTGCGGTGACATAGATTTCCGGCCGCATCAGAACTGACGGTTCGCCGGCCAGAAGGTCGCGCAGAATTCCCCCGAATGTCGCCGTCAGCATGCCGGTCACAAGTGCCACAATCGGCGAGCCCGTTGCGGCAAGTCCTTTTGCTGCGCCCATGACGCAATAGGCGGAAAGCCCGATCGCATCGAGCCAGACCAGAAACCAGTAGCGCGATTCCATGCGTCGTGCCGAGAAGAAGACGATAAGCCCAGCGCAGCAACAGACGACAAGGTATAGCGGGTTCCTGATCCAGAAGACGGGGGTCGCCCCTAGCACCAGATCCCGAAGCGTCCCGCCGCCAATGCCGGTCACGGCAGCAAAGAAGATGTAGCCGATGATATCGAGATGTTTTCGCGATGCTGCCAAGGCGCCTGTCGCGGCAAAAACCGCAACACCGGCATAATCGAGCATTTCAAGATTGGACGTTATCGTCACTCACCGTCTCCCGGAAGTCATGGACTGCTGCCGAAGGTCGCTCAGCGGGGAAAGACCGCATGGGTCCTGCCGCTCAGATAATAGGCGACGAGCCCGATCCATTCCCGCACGGCGGTCGTCGTCAGCTGTGCATTGAGCGACGGTTGGCTGAAATCGAACCACAGTACCGCCTTGCCCGTCGTGCGGTAATCGGTCGGCCAGGGCAGGACATCGATACCGAGCTTGCGGAAAAGCCCGACGGAGCGCGGCATGTGGAAGGCCGACGTCACGAGTGCGCAGCTGGAAAGCCCCTCATCTTCGAGAAGCTGTCTCGTGTTTCGGGCATTCTCGAAAGTGGTGCGTGAAGCACCTTCCCGAATGAGTCGATCCGCCGGGATGCCGAAGGTCGTGAAGAAGGTTTCAGCAGCATGGGCATCGCCTTCGTAGGTGCCGCTGAAGGAGCCATCCCCGCCGGAAACCAGGATGCGCGCATTCGGATGGCTTTGGGCAAGGAGCAAGCCCTCGACGAAACGGTCGGCCGCTTGATTGAATTCGATCCCACCGCGGCTTGCCATCACTTCGTTTTCGAAGGCGCCACCAAGAATGATGATGCAGGAAAGCTCGGCCGGCAGGCTTGCCGGGCGAGCAATGCGGTCCTCCAGCTTCTGGAGCATGACCGAGCCTGTGGAGGTGAAGAGCGTAACGAAAAGCAGGATCACCGCAAGCGCTGCGAAAAAGCCATGGGCGTTGCGCATGCCGAAACCATTGAAGATCAAAGCCAGCAGCAGGAGGAGAAAGACAATGGAAAGCGGCTGCGCGGCAAGCCAGAAGATCTTGGAGATCAGAAACATGAAAACTCGGTTGCCCTGCGGGTTCAATCGGCGAGCACGTCAGGCCTGTTGCAAAGAGCCAGAGCGCCCAGGTTCGCCAACCGTTCTAGGATGGTCGTAACCCGAGCGCAACAGACGGTATCAGACGGGACGACCGAGGGAAGGTGCCGGCGCCTGCTTGCGGCGCAGATAGATCAACCCTGCGGCAAGCGCCACACCCAGTGCGAGAACGGCAATCGCGATCAACGGACGATAGGCGATCCAGGCAAGGGCGATGACCAGCGGCCCCAGCAGCAATGTCAGAACAAGCGCAATGACAGAGGTGCCGAAACCGACGATCGAGCCGACGAAGGGAATGACGTCAGCAATGATACCGAGGATCGACAGCATCATGGCGAAGCCGATGAACATGCCGAGCAGGCCGCCGAAGCGTATAAGCCAGGTGATCAGCGTATTTTCGCTCTGGGCTGCCTCGAACATTTCGGGGGCAGCAACATTACCGGCAGCGGTGAGGAAGACGGTGCGGTCGTTGCTGGTCTTGAAATCGTCCGTCACGGCATCGCCGCGCTGGGCACCGACGAAGCTTGCCGTGGCAATATCCTCGCGGCTGAAGCTGATCCTGAGGTCGCCGACCGCCGGGGCCTGCCTGTTCTGCGAGACATAGATCGTCGTCCCATTCTGTTTGACCGGCATATCGCTTCCGACCGCCGCCGATACGCTTTCAAGAACGGCGGGCGTCACGGCAAGCGGCTTGTCGGCACCGAGATCGGCAACCGCCTTGCCATCGACAGTAAAGGCACCGAGCGTTGCGCTGGACACCCAGAAACGTTCGCTCTCAAACGGCATGGACGGGTTCTGGTGCGCGCCGGAATCACGGAAATCGGAAGAATCGATTGAGCGCGACTGCCATTCCTTGCGATAGCTATAGGTCGTGACCGTTTCTTCGCCGCCGCCGAGTGTCTTTTTCGTCTCGCTCTTGCTGTCCTCGACCCATTGATACATCTCGACGGTGCGGTTGAGACCGGCAGCGCCTTGCGCCTGCACGCCGAAGGTCTGGTCTTCCGGTACACCCTGGGGTGTCACAGGCCCCGAAATGTAAACGAGCTTGCCTTCATTGGCGGCATCGACCGCGCCGCTATCGATGGAAACAACGACGCCTGCGCCCTCGACAAGCGAGTTGTAGGTATTAACGGAGCGGCCCTCGTTCCAGGAGAGCAGCCAGATCATGCCGAAAACCAGCAGTGGCCCGACCAGCAGCCCAAGCAGTCCGTTCTTGAGCCGGGAAAACCAGGATGTCGTTGTCGTTTCTGTGATGCTCATGACCGGCCCCCCGCGCCCAGCACTCTTTGGCGGATAACGTTCCAGAACGCCGCCCTATTCGTCAATTCGCTTTTGCTAACAGATTTTCTTTGATTTGGGATGTGCCATAATCTTTGAAGACGAACCATTCTTGTGGGGTTCGCACAATCACCGATTTTTTGCGATCGAAAAGGGAGAGGCGCGAGGCCTCCCCCATTTTTTCGCGGGAAATGCTGGCATTTTTTAACGGGTCCAGCGCATCGGGTTCGCGGAAGCGACGCTCACATAGCGATAACCGGTCTGGCTACGCTTGACGATCGTCTGGCGCAGATTGTCGAGAGCGAATTCGCCGGCATTGGTCTTGACCAGCAGAACGGCATGGCCTTCACCCGAACGGGTACGGACGACTGCAATGCGCAGGGCACCGGAAGGAATGCCGGCGCGGATCAGGCGGCTACGCTTGGTGACAGCGTAATCGTCGCAATCGCCCTGACGTGGGTTTAGTGTCCAGACGTCATTGCTTTCGCGCACCGGACGGATGCTGCGGTTGACCGAGCGGTTTACGGAAGCAAGCAGGCCGCGGACCTTGGAGGTGTAAGCAACCTGCGACTGGGCTGAAGGGCGGCATTCCTCGATGTGCTTCAGGCAGTACAGCGAGAAGGCGACCGGAACCGTGGCTTGGCGGCTGACCTTGAAGTTACGGCTCTGACCCATGTTGATGGCATAGGCCGAAGGCATGCTGGATACGCCGAGCGCTGCGATGGTTGCCAGTGCAATAATAGCTTTCTTGAGCATAATTTTTCCCTGTCCGTTCAGCCTTCTGTCCAAGGCTTTTTTGTTGAACCGAATTCATTTCGGATCAGGGGAGGGAGCGTCATGCTATCGAAAGGAACCGTTCCTTTCGTCCGCCTGTACCAACACGATACAAAAGGGCCTTTTCAGCGCGCTTAAATCGATAAGTACAATTTTATGGATATCGCGATTTCAATCGGGAACGCCTTGGAAACTGGGCTTTTCGCGGGATGCCGCGTTCTGCAACAGGTTTGGGAGAGGGGGAGAGCCGTAGCATAAGATCTTGAAGCAGAACGGTATTCAGCCTTGATCACCGCCTCTTTACCAACCATACACCACACTCGGCTTCGCATGCGGGAGGGCGCGTGTTTGGGATGCGACTGTCAGGAAAATCAGGCCTGGGCCCGGTGTCTGGGCCAATTCAAGCAAACAAAAAAGGCCTCAACGCCGTCGCTCCAGCGTCAAGGCCTTCGGTTCTTTGATGCCGGGCTCAGTGAGCGCCGGACATATCTCCGAGCACTTCCTTGGAAGCGACGGTGGAATCGGCGTCCAGCTTGTAAACCATAGGAACGCCGGTCGCGAGGTTCAGCGCCAGGATCTGCTCCTTGGTCAGACGGTCGAGAACCATCACCAGCGAGCGCAGCGAATTGCCGTGGGCTGCCACCAGAACGTTCTGGCCGGAGAGAACGCGTGGCAGGATGTCAGTGAGGTAATAGGGCCAGACGCGGGCGCCGGTGTCGCGCAGGCTCTCGCCGCCCGGAGGCGGTACGTCATAGGAGCGGCGCCAGATATGCACCTGTTCTTCACCCCACTTGGCGCGGGCGTCGTCCTTGTTCAGGCCAGAGAGGTCGCCGTAGTCGCGCTCGTTCAGTGCTTGGTCGCGGATCGTTTCGAGATCGGGCTGGCCAACATTGTCGAGAATAATCTTCAGCGTGCGCTGCGCGCGCGACAGAACCGAGGTGAAGGCGATGTCGAACTTGATGCCGTAGTCGGCCAGCGCCTTGCCGCCGACATTGGCTTCCTCTACGCCGAGTGCCGTCAGGTCAGGGTCTTTCCAGCCGGTGAAGAGGTTTTTCAGGTTCCATTCGCTCTGGCCGTGGCGAACAAGGACAAGGGTTCCGCTCATATATTTGCTCCTCGAAGAAAGATCAGTTGAGCCCGAGAACGTCGAGCATAGTGTAGAAACGGGGTTTCTTGTCCCGCGCCCAAAGTGCGGCTGTCACGGCGCCGCGGGCGAAAATGGCGCGATCGGTAGCACTGTGCGAAAGTGTCACCTGCTCGCCCTCGCCGGCGATGATGACGGAATGTTCGCCGATGACGGAGCCGCCGCGCAAGGTGGCAAAGCCGATGCTGCCGGCAGCGCGCGGACCGGTATGCCCATCGCGCACGCGAACCGAATTTTCGCCAAGGTCGATTCCGCGTCCACGAGCGGCGGCTTCGCCGAGCAGCAGCGCCGTGCCGGATGGTGCGTCGACCTTGTGTTTATGATGCATTTCGAGGATTTCGATATCCCAGTCGGTTCGGCCGAGCGCCTTCGCCGCCTGCTGCGTCAGGACGCCGAGCAGGTTGACGCCGAGGCTCATATTGCCGGATTTGACGATGCGGGCATGGCGGGCTGCTGCCTTGATCCTTGCGTCGTCTTCGGTGGAGCACCCGGTCGTTCCAATTACGTGGACGATACGCGCCTGGGCGGCGAGACCTGAAAATTCCACCGTTGCGGCGGGAGACGTAAAGTCGAGCACGCCTTCCGCCTCGACAAAGGCTTCGAGCGGCTTGTCGGTGATGGTGACGCCCATGGGACCAAGGCCGGCAAGTTCACCGGCGTCGCGGCCGACAAAGGCAGAGCCGGGGCGTTCGACTGCGGCAAAGACGCTGGCGCCTGTCATCGCATGAATGGTGCGGATCAGCGTCTGTCCCATACGGCCGGCAGCACCGACCACGACGAGTTTCATATCCGTACCGCTCATGCCTGCACCCATTTTTCGAATTATTCTTCCGTTGCCGAAGCGGCCTTTTCCACACCACCCTGCAGATTGTGCAGGCGAGCGTAAAGACCGTCGTTGCGCCGCGCAAGCGCCTCGTGGGTACCTTCCTCGACGACCAGCCCATCGCGCATCACGATGATCTTGTCGGCATTGGCGATCGTCGACAGGCGGTGAGCGATGACGACGACCGTACGTCCCGACATCGCGTGGTCGAGCGCCTTCTGCACGGCTGCTTCCGATTCGGTGTCGAGCGCCGAGGTGGCCTCATCGAGAAGCAGGATTGGCGCCTTGCGCACCAGGGCGCGGGCAATCGAGAGCCGCTGACGCTGGCCCCCCGATAGCGTCACGCCGTTTTCGCCGACGGGCGTGTCGTAACCCTGCGGCTGCGCAAGGATGAAGTCGTGGGCGTATGCCAGCCTTGCTGCTTCCTCGATTTCATCATCGGTCGCACCGGGGCGGCCGTAGCGGATGTTGTCGCGGATGGATCCTTCGAAGAGATAAGGTTGCTGCGACACATAGGCGAGGCCGTTGCGCAGCGATTGTTTGGTGACGTGGGCGATGTCTTGCCCATCGACGAGGATTTCGCCCGAGCCGGGATCGTAGAAACGCGGGATGAGGCTGATCACCGTCGACTTGCCAGCGCCGGACGGGCCGACGAGGGCCGTGGTTTTGCCGCCTTCTGCGACAAAGCTCACGCCCTTCAGGATATCGCCGCCGGTCGCATAGCCAAAATGAACGTTGCGGAACTCGATCTGCGCCTGCCCAAGTTTCAGCTCGGTCGCATCCGCCCGGTCGCGCTGATGCGGCATCATGTCGAGGATTTCGTAGATCATGCGCGCGTTGACCACGGCGCGCTCCAGCGACACCTGCAGGCGGGCGAGGCGGCGCGCCGGGTCGTAAGCCATGAGAAGCGCGGTGACGAAGGCGAAGAAGGCGCCGGGAGGAATATTGCTGTAGATCGTGCGGAACGCGGCGTATGCCAGGACGCTCGAAATCGCAAAGCCGGCAAATGCCTCGGTCATCGGCGCGGTTCGTTCACTCAAGCGCGCGATACGGTTGGCGCGGTTCTCGGCGCGGTCGATGATCGCTTCGACCTTGGCCTTGAGCTGGTTCTCCATTGTAAAGGCTTTGACGATGGAGATGCCCTGGATTGTCTCCTGCATCGCCCCCAGCACATGGCTGTTGATTTCCACCGATTCGCGCGTCGCCTGGCGCAGGCGCCGCGAGACATAGCGAAGGCCTATCAGAAGCGGCGGCGCAACGACGAAGACAATCAGGGTCAGCAACCAGTCCTTGCCGATCATTACACCGATCAGCGCGACGAGTGTCAGGAGGTCGCGGGCGATCGAGGTGACCGTCATGTTCAGGACGTCGCGGATGCCCGAAACATTCTGGCTGATTTGTGCGGAGATCCGGGCCGAGCGAGTGTCGCTGAAGAAGCCGACGCTTAGCGCCATCAGATGGCTGTAGAGCCGACGCTGATAGCTGGCAACGATATTGTTGCCGATTTTGGAGAGAGAAACCGCCTGACCATAGGTTGCAAAGCCGCGCAGAACGAAAGCAGCAAAAATCGCACCGCAGATGACGAGCACCATATCCGCGCGTTTGTTGGCGAAAGCTTCATTGACGACCGATTCCATGATCCACGCCGAAAAGGCCGTCGTTGCTGCCATTACGATGAGGCAGAAAACCGCGAAAGCATAGCCCTTGAGATGGGCGCGGCCGTTTTCACGGATGACACGCTTGAGGACGCTGGTAATCGTTTCCGCATCGACATGCGGATGCGTGTTTTTGGGTACTTTCAAAGGCTGTATTCCCTCGCCCGAAGCATGGTGCTGTCCCGGATGCCTCCGAAATGGCGCGCGTTTCACCGCGCTCTATAATCGTTGCATCACGGTTTGGCGAGTCTTGCGCGCCTTGACAGGCGTCAACTTCTCCAGCGGCGTCCCTCTGTAGCAACACCGAAACGCGACGGGGTGCGGGCGTAGGCGGCAAGACCTGAGAGGGCCGCGGTCGGATGTGTCACGACAAAAGTGGGTATGGTCCTCAGCAGCGCGGTATGGGGTGCCTTGTCCTCGAAGGCCGCGCGAAATTCCGGCTTCTTCAACGCGGGCAGGATTTTCTGCGAAATGCCGCCGGCCAGAAAGACACCGCCGCGGGCCATGAAGATCATCGCCATGTCGCCGGCGACGCGGCCGAGATAAGTGGCAAACAAAGACACGGTTTCGACAGCAGCAGCATCGCCGCCGGAAAGCGCGTGGCTGGTGACCCCGGCCGGGTCGGCAATATGCGGATCCTTGCCATCCGCCTCGCAGACCGCGCGGTAGATGTTCATGATACCGCGGCCACAGAGCAGCTGTTCGCCCGAGATGCGGCCCTCGATTGGTTCGAGGAAAGGCCAGATATGAAAATCGCGCTCAGTTCTCGGCCCAACGTCCACATGTCCGCCTTCGCCGGGCACCGGGAACCATGTATGGCGGGCATGCAGAAGACCGGCGACGCCGAGGCCTGTGCCGGGACCGAGCACGGCGCAGGAGGCTGAGGGCAGGATTTCGCCACCGCCGACCTGTTCGCGTCCGTCATCACCGATCGAAGCGACGGCCAGTGCCTGGGCTTCGAAATCGTTGATGATGATCACATCTTGCAGATTGAGCGCCGAAATCATGTCCTTAGGTTTGATTACCCAGCCGGCATTGGTCAGCGGAATTTCGTCGCCATTGATAGGGCCTGCAATGGCGATAATGGCCGAGCGGGGCTGCACCGAGGTCTTGTCGAGGATGCTGGTCTGCAGCGCTTCTTCGATGCTGGCATAATCGTCAGTAGGGATGATCGGGAAGATTTTCGGCTCCGCATAGGCGTCGAGCAGCAGCGCGAAACGGGCATTGGTGCCGCCGATATCGCCGACGAGGATGGGGAAAACGAAGTTCGCGTCGGCGTCGTCAAGCGGCGACATGGACGAAGACATGGGCATGGGGCTATCCGTTCCGATGCTACGGTGGTGTGCTTTGCAAGCTTTATCAGGGATGATTGAAGTCGATCAACTGTTCCGCCGTCGCCCGGTTGAGCGCCATGGGAATGTCGTAGACGGTGGCAAGCCGCATCAGCGCCTTGACATCGACGTCGTGCGGCATCGCCGTCAGCGGATCGACGAAGAAGATCAGCATCTCGACCTCGCCGGTCGCGATCATCGCGCCGATCTGCTGGTCGCCGCCAAGTGGACCGCTTTTCAGCCGTGTAATATCGAGACTGGGACAGGCTTCCTGCACGCGACCGCCGGTGGTTCCGGTGGCGACGATCCGCCACTGGGCAAGAACGTGCTCGTGGACTTTGGCAAAAGCGGCGAGATCGGCCTTCTTCTCGTCATGGGCAATCAGTGCCACGCATTTTCGCGACGACATGAAAATCCTCCCTATGCCCGCGCTGCAAGCGCCGCCGTTTAAATCGATTTGACTTCCCAATACATGAGGCAGGCACGCTTGAAAAGCCGTCCCTCAGTTCAGCGGACGCGGTGTAGGCACGGGTGCCGTCATGTCATCGGTCTCGACCTGTTCCGCACTCGAATTGACAACGGCCTCCACAGAGGGGGCATCGGCAGTCGGCGTCGCTGAATAGGCTGTGCCGTAAGTCGCGGCGGCCTCCGAATTTGCAGGCGCTGCCAAAACGGCGGTGCAGGCCTTCGGGAGATCGGCAAGCGTGGTGAATTTCGGCTTCACCGGCTTGGCATTCGGGTCTTTCTTCGGTGTCGCCCAGGGCTCCTTGGTGAACCACCAGGCCAGCGACTTGTCACATCCGTCGCCGGCTGCGACGGCGGCCTGCGCCTTGCAGGTCTTGGTACCGGGAGGGCAATGCATGCGGATATGGAAATGCTCGTCATGGCCATAAACGGGGCGCACCTTGCCAAGCAGCGAACGGTCGCCGGTCCAGGTGTCGCAGAGTTTCTTCTTGATCGCCGGATTGACGAAGACCCGCTCGACCTGCGGATAGCTCGCCGCCTGCATCACCAGCTTGGCATGGGTCGGGGTCCAGCGCTGGTTGCTGACAGTCAGAAACTTGCTCTTGTCAAGCATCGAGGTGAAGG
This genomic stretch from Pararhizobium capsulatum DSM 1112 harbors:
- the irrA gene encoding iron response transcriptional regulator IrrA, which codes for MKTALEIGSEDRLRHYGLRPTRQRMALAELIFAKGDRHLTVEELHEEAVTAGVPVSLATVYNTLHQFTEAGMIRVLAVESAKTYFDTNVSDHHHFFVEGENEVLDIPVNNISIGNLPEPPPGMEIAHVDVVIRLRAKRG
- a CDS encoding trimeric intracellular cation channel family protein, translating into MLDYAGVAVFAATGALAASRKHLDIIGYIFFAAVTGIGGGTLRDLVLGATPVFWIRNPLYLVVCCCAGLIVFFSARRMESRYWFLVWLDAIGLSAYCVMGAAKGLAATGSPIVALVTGMLTATFGGILRDLLAGEPSVLMRPEIYVTAALVGACVFTGLSYFGAPLTIASALGVLAAFCIRGGALKYGWTLPVGDPRPPRDPNDVI
- a CDS encoding YdcF family protein, which gives rise to MFLISKIFWLAAQPLSIVFLLLLLALIFNGFGMRNAHGFFAALAVILLFVTLFTSTGSVMLQKLEDRIARPASLPAELSCIIILGGAFENEVMASRGGIEFNQAADRFVEGLLLAQSHPNARILVSGGDGSFSGTYEGDAHAAETFFTTFGIPADRLIREGASRTTFENARNTRQLLEDEGLSSCALVTSAFHMPRSVGLFRKLGIDVLPWPTDYRTTGKAVLWFDFSQPSLNAQLTTTAVREWIGLVAYYLSGRTHAVFPR
- a CDS encoding TMEM43 family protein, with the translated sequence MSITETTTTSWFSRLKNGLLGLLVGPLLVFGMIWLLSWNEGRSVNTYNSLVEGAGVVVSIDSGAVDAANEGKLVYISGPVTPQGVPEDQTFGVQAQGAAGLNRTVEMYQWVEDSKSETKKTLGGGEETVTTYSYRKEWQSRSIDSSDFRDSGAHQNPSMPFESERFWVSSATLGAFTVDGKAVADLGADKPLAVTPAVLESVSAAVGSDMPVKQNGTTIYVSQNRQAPAVGDLRISFSREDIATASFVGAQRGDAVTDDFKTSNDRTVFLTAAGNVAAPEMFEAAQSENTLITWLIRFGGLLGMFIGFAMMLSILGIIADVIPFVGSIVGFGTSVIALVLTLLLGPLVIALAWIAYRPLIAIAVLALGVALAAGLIYLRRKQAPAPSLGRPV
- a CDS encoding transglutaminase-like cysteine peptidase, with the protein product MLKKAIIALATIAALGVSSMPSAYAINMGQSRNFKVSRQATVPVAFSLYCLKHIEECRPSAQSQVAYTSKVRGLLASVNRSVNRSIRPVRESNDVWTLNPRQGDCDDYAVTKRSRLIRAGIPSGALRIAVVRTRSGEGHAVLLVKTNAGEFALDNLRQTIVKRSQTGYRYVSVASANPMRWTR
- a CDS encoding 2,3-bisphosphoglycerate-dependent phosphoglycerate mutase — protein: MSGTLVLVRHGQSEWNLKNLFTGWKDPDLTALGVEEANVGGKALADYGIKFDIAFTSVLSRAQRTLKIILDNVGQPDLETIRDQALNERDYGDLSGLNKDDARAKWGEEQVHIWRRSYDVPPPGGESLRDTGARVWPYYLTDILPRVLSGQNVLVAAHGNSLRSLVMVLDRLTKEQILALNLATGVPMVYKLDADSTVASKEVLGDMSGAH
- the dapB gene encoding 4-hydroxy-tetrahydrodipicolinate reductase, with the protein product MSGTDMKLVVVGAAGRMGQTLIRTIHAMTGASVFAAVERPGSAFVGRDAGELAGLGPMGVTITDKPLEAFVEAEGVLDFTSPAATVEFSGLAAQARIVHVIGTTGCSTEDDARIKAAARHARIVKSGNMSLGVNLLGVLTQQAAKALGRTDWDIEILEMHHKHKVDAPSGTALLLGEAAARGRGIDLGENSVRVRDGHTGPRAAGSIGFATLRGGSVIGEHSVIIAGEGEQVTLSHSATDRAIFARGAVTAALWARDKKPRFYTMLDVLGLN
- a CDS encoding ABC transporter ATP-binding protein, with amino-acid sequence MKVPKNTHPHVDAETITSVLKRVIRENGRAHLKGYAFAVFCLIVMAATTAFSAWIMESVVNEAFANKRADMVLVICGAIFAAFVLRGFATYGQAVSLSKIGNNIVASYQRRLYSHLMALSVGFFSDTRSARISAQISQNVSGIRDVLNMTVTSIARDLLTLVALIGVMIGKDWLLTLIVFVVAPPLLIGLRYVSRRLRQATRESVEINSHVLGAMQETIQGISIVKAFTMENQLKAKVEAIIDRAENRANRIARLSERTAPMTEAFAGFAISSVLAYAAFRTIYSNIPPGAFFAFVTALLMAYDPARRLARLQVSLERAVVNARMIYEILDMMPHQRDRADATELKLGQAQIEFRNVHFGYATGGDILKGVSFVAEGGKTTALVGPSGAGKSTVISLIPRFYDPGSGEILVDGQDIAHVTKQSLRNGLAYVSQQPYLFEGSIRDNIRYGRPGATDDEIEEAARLAYAHDFILAQPQGYDTPVGENGVTLSGGQRQRLSIARALVRKAPILLLDEATSALDTESEAAVQKALDHAMSGRTVVVIAHRLSTIANADKIIVMRDGLVVEEGTHEALARRNDGLYARLHNLQGGVEKAASATEE
- a CDS encoding glucokinase; amino-acid sequence: MSPLDDADANFVFPILVGDIGGTNARFALLLDAYAEPKIFPIIPTDDYASIEEALQTSILDKTSVQPRSAIIAIAGPINGDEIPLTNAGWVIKPKDMISALNLQDVIIINDFEAQALAVASIGDDGREQVGGGEILPSASCAVLGPGTGLGVAGLLHARHTWFPVPGEGGHVDVGPRTERDFHIWPFLEPIEGRISGEQLLCGRGIMNIYRAVCEADGKDPHIADPAGVTSHALSGGDAAAVETVSLFATYLGRVAGDMAMIFMARGGVFLAGGISQKILPALKKPEFRAAFEDKAPHTALLRTIPTFVVTHPTAALSGLAAYARTPSRFGVATEGRRWRS
- a CDS encoding methylglyoxal synthase, whose amino-acid sequence is MSSRKCVALIAHDEKKADLAAFAKVHEHVLAQWRIVATGTTGGRVQEACPSLDITRLKSGPLGGDQQIGAMIATGEVEMLIFFVDPLTAMPHDVDVKALMRLATVYDIPMALNRATAEQLIDFNHP
- the mepA gene encoding penicillin-insensitive murein endopeptidase, which gives rise to MTLANNTLSTALRRTIPVLAAAVMGMSAVTTDAIADATPAKQIFGKVKLPSNAAPSPIGFYAKGCMAGAVAIPTDGPTWQAMRLSRNRRWGNPAMINLLETFSQDAVKLGWGSGILIGDISQPRGGPMITGHASHQIGLDADIWFTPKPAQPLSVQQREDMPFTSMLDKSKFLTVSNQRWTPTHAKLVMQAASYPQVERVFVNPAIKKKLCDTWTGDRSLLGKVRPVYGHDEHFHIRMHCPPGTKTCKAQAAVAAGDGCDKSLAWWFTKEPWATPKKDPNAKPVKPKFTTLADLPKACTAVLAAPANSEAAATYGTAYSATPTADAPSVEAVVNSSAEQVETDDMTAPVPTPRPLN